A single genomic interval of Hyphomicrobiales bacterium harbors:
- a CDS encoding SUMF1/EgtB/PvdO family nonheme iron enzyme, whose translation MRWSWVAGLVMSVGVALAGAAGLALGQTSGTAPASSDGAATVPRIALLIGNAGYSGPISKLTNPHNDVALLEATLTGLGFSVEVVRDARLGEITRAVNRHASRLAAAGKGAVGLFYYSGHGAQNPASRTNHLIPVDATTVDSSDLWAETVPLDDITEKLRRQAAAATHFVVFDACRNDLRLTTPDGKSVIGAKGFVPVREVRGMLIAYATAEGEIASDRGEGAGPYARALAEEIAAPGVEAVAMFRRVQLRVQRAIGQEPWLTFAGLGEIYLAGPAEPQAAVAPPAAVPSPNESEAERLWQTHAIETTTDRGLIEAYIAQFEGPAPLWAYRARQRLAALDAAVTPDPPRSELPAAQEAEPTETAALTPPATAPAPALPAPGPDAPSKSWWESLFGTSRPAEPALTSCDEAAARPGSLAARRLGIKGVEFEMLDAASAHTECGIALARYQDAARLKTWLGRVFDKAEQHEEAVRLYTEAAEAGEPIAMVNLGNKYLEGRGVDTDEAAALAWYRKAANAGEPWGMYELGQFYRHRADVQSIRNGVPYAETPAEARRWYVMAANAGLVDAMLKMGNIVPDHEAKDWYRKAADAGSPMGMWQLALLERPELRTLEGGGGLFLAVLAGDPNVLRASESNSWEKEAAAGLQRLLAARGVYSGPIDGVIGPVALAGIKSVFGTGTPTDFTNFPVPAIAAERPSEEPEAAAPVAVAPAADGFEISQKQKEPQAEAALAGRALALAIQVELERLGCAPGAPDGIWGPTSTAALTRYRDLTGTYFEPRPETFILDHLRTVANPVCRDQSPAGAPPANIAPAAPVGGRDAHLTPGSRFRDCPECPEMVVLPAGSYMQGSGTPREITIARPFAVGRYEVTFEEWLACAAAGGCQSNKKPDGFGWGYGRRPVIKISWDEAKEFLAWLSERTSRRCRLLSQGEFEYATRAGTTTRTPHGVLLDKSHANVSRVAGSTSEAGQTFEVGSYPANAFGLHDMLGNVKEWVEDCFQGYAADKDLQLPADGSALGGEACHWRKACGGSWWDGAGDVASHTCGYGRQGSRGSNSTGLRVARDLD comes from the coding sequence TTCGGTCGAGGTCGTGCGCGACGCCCGCCTCGGCGAGATCACGCGTGCCGTCAACCGCCACGCCAGCCGCCTCGCAGCGGCCGGCAAGGGGGCCGTCGGCCTCTTTTATTACTCCGGCCACGGCGCCCAGAACCCGGCCAGCCGCACCAACCACCTCATTCCCGTGGACGCGACGACGGTCGACAGCAGCGATCTCTGGGCCGAGACGGTGCCGCTCGACGACATCACCGAGAAACTGCGCCGCCAGGCCGCCGCCGCGACGCACTTCGTCGTCTTCGACGCCTGCCGCAACGACCTGCGCCTCACCACGCCCGACGGTAAATCGGTGATCGGCGCCAAGGGCTTCGTGCCGGTGCGCGAGGTTCGCGGCATGCTGATCGCCTACGCCACCGCCGAGGGCGAGATCGCCTCGGACCGGGGCGAGGGGGCGGGCCCCTATGCGCGGGCCCTCGCCGAGGAGATCGCGGCGCCCGGCGTCGAGGCGGTCGCCATGTTCCGCCGTGTGCAGTTGCGCGTCCAGCGCGCCATCGGCCAGGAGCCTTGGCTGACCTTCGCGGGCCTCGGGGAAATCTACCTCGCCGGCCCGGCCGAGCCACAGGCCGCCGTTGCGCCACCGGCGGCCGTTCCCTCGCCCAACGAGAGCGAAGCCGAGCGGCTCTGGCAGACCCACGCCATCGAGACGACCACCGATCGCGGCCTGATCGAGGCCTATATCGCACAGTTCGAAGGCCCGGCCCCGCTCTGGGCCTACCGCGCGAGGCAGCGCCTCGCGGCTCTCGATGCGGCGGTGACGCCGGACCCGCCCCGGTCCGAGCTCCCGGCGGCACAAGAGGCAGAGCCGACCGAAACCGCCGCGCTCACCCCACCGGCCACGGCGCCAGCGCCCGCGCTACCGGCGCCAGGCCCCGACGCGCCCTCGAAGTCCTGGTGGGAGAGCCTCTTCGGCACCAGCCGGCCCGCCGAGCCGGCGCTCACCAGCTGCGATGAGGCCGCCGCGCGGCCGGGCAGCCTCGCCGCCCGCCGGCTGGGCATCAAGGGCGTGGAGTTCGAGATGCTCGACGCCGCGTCTGCACACACCGAATGTGGTATCGCTCTCGCTAGGTATCAGGACGCTGCGCGGTTGAAGACTTGGCTGGGGCGCGTATTTGACAAGGCCGAGCAGCACGAGGAGGCGGTCCGCCTCTACACCGAGGCCGCCGAGGCCGGCGAACCGATCGCCATGGTCAATCTCGGCAACAAGTATCTCGAAGGGCGCGGCGTCGACACGGACGAGGCCGCCGCTCTGGCTTGGTACCGTAAGGCGGCAAATGCCGGCGAGCCGTGGGGCATGTATGAGCTTGGGCAGTTCTATCGCCACCGCGCCGACGTCCAGTCCATAAGGAATGGTGTGCCGTACGCGGAAACACCGGCCGAGGCACGGCGCTGGTACGTGATGGCGGCCAATGCCGGCCTCGTCGATGCAATGCTGAAAATGGGCAACATCGTCCCCGATCACGAAGCCAAGGACTGGTATCGCAAGGCAGCCGATGCCGGCTCGCCGATGGGCATGTGGCAGCTTGCGCTGCTGGAGCGCCCGGAGCTACGGACCCTCGAGGGCGGAGGCGGTCTCTTCCTTGCCGTACTCGCCGGGGATCCGAATGTGCTCCGAGCCTCCGAGAGCAACAGCTGGGAGAAGGAGGCGGCGGCCGGCCTGCAACGGTTGCTGGCGGCGCGCGGCGTCTATTCCGGTCCCATCGACGGCGTGATCGGGCCGGTGGCCCTCGCAGGGATCAAGTCGGTCTTCGGCACCGGCACGCCCACCGACTTCACCAACTTCCCGGTGCCGGCGATCGCCGCGGAGCGGCCGAGCGAGGAGCCTGAGGCAGCGGCACCGGTGGCGGTCGCGCCGGCGGCGGATGGGTTCGAAATCAGTCAGAAGCAGAAGGAGCCGCAGGCCGAGGCCGCGCTCGCTGGCCGTGCCCTGGCGCTCGCCATTCAGGTCGAACTCGAGCGGCTCGGCTGCGCGCCGGGCGCCCCGGACGGCATCTGGGGCCCGACCAGCACGGCGGCATTGACCCGCTACCGTGATCTGACGGGGACGTATTTCGAGCCGCGCCCGGAGACCTTCATCCTCGATCACCTGCGGACGGTGGCAAATCCCGTCTGCCGCGATCAGTCGCCGGCGGGCGCGCCGCCCGCCAATATTGCTCCCGCCGCGCCCGTCGGCGGCCGCGATGCGCATCTCACCCCCGGCAGCCGCTTCCGCGACTGCCCGGAATGCCCCGAGATGGTGGTGCTGCCGGCGGGGAGCTATATGCAGGGGAGTGGAACGCCCCGGGAGATCACGATCGCGCGCCCGTTCGCGGTCGGCCGCTATGAGGTCACGTTCGAGGAATGGCTGGCCTGCGCGGCTGCCGGCGGATGCCAGTCGAACAAGAAGCCGGACGGCTTCGGCTGGGGATATGGACGCCGCCCCGTCATCAAGATCTCCTGGGACGAGGCCAAGGAATTCCTCGCCTGGCTCTCCGAGCGCACGTCGAGACGGTGCCGGCTCCTGAGCCAGGGAGAATTCGAGTACGCGACCCGCGCGGGGACGACGACGCGGACACCGCACGGCGTCCTGCTCGACAAATCGCATGCCAACGTCAGCCGCGTGGCTGGCTCGACCTCGGAAGCTGGCCAAACCTTCGAGGTCGGCTCCTACCCCGCCAACGCATTCGGTCTTCACGACATGCTCGGCAACGTCAAGGAGTGGGTCGAGGATTGCTTCCAAGGCTATGCGGCGGACAAGGACCTGCAACTTCCGGCTGATGGGTCGGCGCTTGGCGGAGAGGCGTGCCATTGGCGCAAGGCCTGCGGCGGCTCCTGGTGGGATGGAGCCGGGGACGTGGCATCGCACACGTGCGGCTACGGCCGCCAAGGAAGCAGGGGAAGCAACAGCACGGGCCTGCGCGTTGCCCGCGATCTCGACTGA